From Paenibacillus sp. PK3_47, the proteins below share one genomic window:
- the tuf gene encoding elongation factor Tu, which yields MAKAKFERNKPHVNIGTIGHVDHGKTTLTAAITIVLSKKYGGAAVAFDQIDKAPEERERGITISTAHVEYETPNRHYAHVDCPGHADYVKNMITGAAQMDGAILVVSAADGPMPQTREHILLSRQVGVPYIVVFLNKCDMVEDEELLELVEMEVRDLLSEYDFPGDDTPIVRGSAREALQNPEGEWANKIVEMFETIDTYIPLPERATDKPFLMPVEDVFSITGRGTVATGRVERGTVKVGEEIEIVGIHEETKKSVVTGVEMFRKLLDSAQAGDNIGALLRGVDRNNIERGQVIAKPNSVKPHTEFSAQIYVLTKEEGGRHKPFFTGYRPQFYFRTTDVTGIINLPEGTEMVMPGDNITVTVQLISPIAIEEGTKFSIREGGRTVGAGSVATITK from the coding sequence ATGGCAAAGGCAAAGTTTGAACGTAACAAACCGCACGTTAACATCGGTACTATTGGTCACGTCGATCATGGTAAAACGACTCTTACTGCAGCAATCACTATTGTATTGTCCAAAAAATACGGCGGTGCTGCTGTAGCATTCGATCAAATTGACAAAGCTCCAGAAGAGCGCGAGCGCGGTATCACTATCTCCACAGCTCACGTTGAATATGAAACTCCTAACCGTCACTACGCACACGTAGACTGCCCTGGTCACGCCGACTATGTTAAAAACATGATCACTGGCGCAGCGCAAATGGACGGAGCAATCCTGGTTGTATCCGCAGCTGACGGCCCAATGCCGCAAACTCGCGAGCACATCCTGCTGTCCCGTCAAGTAGGCGTTCCATACATCGTTGTATTCCTGAACAAATGCGACATGGTTGAAGACGAAGAGTTGTTGGAATTGGTTGAAATGGAAGTTCGCGATCTGCTTAGCGAATACGACTTCCCAGGCGATGACACTCCAATCGTTCGTGGATCCGCTCGTGAAGCTCTGCAAAACCCTGAAGGTGAGTGGGCTAACAAGATCGTTGAAATGTTCGAAACTATCGACACTTACATCCCTCTTCCAGAACGTGCAACTGACAAGCCTTTCTTGATGCCTGTCGAGGACGTATTCTCCATCACTGGCCGCGGTACCGTGGCAACTGGCCGCGTAGAACGCGGAACAGTTAAAGTCGGCGAAGAAATCGAAATCGTTGGTATTCACGAAGAAACTAAGAAATCCGTAGTAACGGGCGTAGAAATGTTCCGTAAATTGCTGGATTCCGCTCAAGCTGGCGACAACATCGGCGCACTTCTGCGTGGTGTTGACCGCAACAACATCGAGCGCGGCCAAGTAATTGCTAAGCCGAACTCCGTTAAGCCACACACTGAGTTCTCCGCTCAAATCTACGTTCTGACAAAAGAAGAAGGTGGCCGTCACAAGCCTTTCTTCACAGGATACCGTCCACAGTTCTACTTCCGTACAACTGACGTAACTGGTATCATCAACCTGCCAGAAGGTACTGAAATGGTTATGCCTGGTGATAACATCACTGTAACTGTACAACTGATCTCCCCAATCGCTATTGAAGAAGGTACTAAATTCTCCATTCGCGAAGGCGGACGTACAGTTGGCGCAGGTAGCGTAGCTACAATCACTAAATAA
- the rpsL gene encoding 30S ribosomal protein S12, whose protein sequence is MPTINQLVRKGRQAKIEKSKSPALQKGFNALKREATNLSAPQKRGVCTRVGTMTPKKPNSALRKYARVRLTNKVEVTAYIPGIGHNLQEHSVVLIRGGRVKDLPGVRYHIVRGALDTAGVNNRMQARSKYGAKRPKVKK, encoded by the coding sequence ATGCCAACTATTAATCAACTGGTTCGTAAAGGCCGTCAAGCCAAAATCGAAAAGTCCAAATCTCCCGCTCTTCAAAAAGGGTTCAACGCCCTCAAGCGTGAGGCTACAAACTTGAGCGCCCCGCAAAAACGCGGTGTATGTACTCGTGTAGGCACAATGACACCTAAGAAACCAAACTCTGCACTTCGTAAATACGCCCGTGTGCGTTTGACGAATAAAGTTGAGGTTACAGCTTACATCCCGGGAATCGGACACAACCTGCAAGAGCACAGCGTGGTACTTATTCGCGGAGGACGGGTTAAAGACCTTCCAGGGGTTCGTTACCATATCGTTCGCGGCGCACTGGATACTGCAGGCGTGAACAACCGGATGCAAGCTCGCTCCAAGTACGGTGCGAAACGTCCTAAAGTGAAGAAATAA
- a CDS encoding ribosomal L7Ae/L30e/S12e/Gadd45 family protein, producing MTDDRGLQDAQVKIGTKQTVKAVELGQAAEVYVAEDGDQRLTSRIVMLCNKQGVKVTYVDTMLNLGKACGIEVGAAMAAVLKE from the coding sequence ATGACTGATGATAGAGGATTGCAGGATGCTCAGGTCAAGATCGGTACCAAGCAAACCGTCAAGGCGGTGGAGTTGGGCCAAGCCGCAGAAGTCTATGTGGCAGAGGACGGAGATCAACGGCTTACTTCAAGAATTGTAATGCTTTGTAACAAACAAGGTGTGAAGGTCACATATGTGGACACAATGCTGAATTTGGGCAAAGCCTGCGGTATAGAAGTTGGTGCTGCTATGGCAGCCGTCTTAAAAGAATAG
- a CDS encoding Crp/Fnr family transcriptional regulator yields the protein MESIIESNYYAKGSVVFREGEPSESLFVVKSGLIKLTQTNKEGKQHTLRFLFPGDYFGQFALLHNKQNHVKAEVIEGSDVCRLHRKDFLPLVERNSALAFSFLMSMSEQLQQAEELAGAMHIFEVEKRLARLLVQLLSRKQSGLIPQSLEMSIELPAAKKEFAAMIGTTAETLSRKLNKLESLHIIEMRKRTVEVLDIQALYQMAEISK from the coding sequence GTGGAATCTATAATAGAATCAAATTACTATGCCAAAGGTAGTGTGGTGTTCAGGGAAGGTGAGCCATCGGAGTCGCTTTTTGTGGTGAAAAGCGGACTGATCAAGCTGACACAAACCAATAAGGAAGGGAAGCAGCATACGCTGCGGTTTCTTTTTCCGGGTGATTATTTCGGACAGTTTGCACTGCTGCACAATAAACAGAATCATGTGAAGGCCGAAGTAATAGAAGGCAGTGATGTATGCAGGCTGCACCGCAAGGATTTTCTTCCCTTAGTAGAGCGCAATTCGGCGCTTGCCTTCAGCTTTCTGATGTCGATGAGTGAGCAGCTGCAGCAGGCGGAAGAGCTGGCTGGTGCAATGCACATTTTTGAGGTGGAGAAACGTCTGGCGAGACTGCTGGTTCAATTACTTTCACGCAAGCAGAGCGGATTAATTCCGCAGTCCTTGGAGATGAGCATAGAGTTGCCGGCAGCTAAAAAGGAGTTCGCAGCAATGATCGGCACAACCGCAGAAACACTCAGCCGGAAGCTTAACAAGCTGGAATCGCTGCATATTATTGAGATGCGAAAGCGGACGGTGGAGGTACTGGATATACAGGCACTCTATCAAATGGCCGAGATCAGCAAATAA
- a CDS encoding cupin domain-containing protein, translated as MELKTVTEAIQYQEDRFTKKILFKQGDSVAFVLNFMPGQQLPVHKHPGSDVYLLALKGSGTVYVDEVEHIFAEGDVLYIGGEESFAYLNSGSLPASLHVVIAKVPGPAYTQEI; from the coding sequence ATGGAACTGAAAACCGTTACTGAAGCCATTCAATACCAGGAGGACCGCTTTACTAAAAAAATTCTGTTCAAACAAGGCGACAGTGTTGCCTTTGTACTGAATTTCATGCCTGGCCAGCAGCTGCCGGTTCACAAACATCCTGGTTCCGATGTATATCTCTTAGCACTTAAAGGGAGCGGCACTGTATATGTAGATGAAGTGGAGCATATATTTGCAGAAGGTGATGTCCTCTATATCGGGGGAGAAGAAAGCTTTGCTTACCTGAACAGTGGTTCCTTGCCTGCCAGTCTGCACGTAGTCATTGCTAAAGTCCCGGGTCCGGCTTATACGCAGGAAATATAA
- a CDS encoding V4R domain-containing protein, with translation MLQYTYEDMKQMDRTHLGNMVPLELFRTIRLIGLNQGLPLGGKGTTLTVGRKIGESLPVQSIEELLQLFEELKIGIPRILSADERKINIAVEDCFCKGLPSLEEEKMICDLEGAILEGALTRIMGRRVSVKEVKCNATGHEHCEYEVKL, from the coding sequence ATGCTGCAATACACTTATGAAGATATGAAACAGATGGACCGGACACACCTCGGCAATATGGTTCCGCTGGAGCTGTTCAGAACGATCCGGCTGATCGGCTTGAATCAGGGGCTTCCCCTTGGCGGCAAAGGAACTACACTTACAGTCGGCCGCAAAATAGGTGAAAGTCTGCCGGTTCAATCAATAGAAGAACTGCTGCAGCTGTTCGAAGAGCTGAAGATAGGCATTCCCCGCATCCTCAGCGCTGATGAGAGAAAAATAAACATCGCCGTTGAAGACTGCTTCTGCAAAGGACTGCCGTCACTTGAAGAGGAGAAAATGATCTGTGATCTGGAAGGTGCGATTCTGGAGGGCGCATTAACCAGGATCATGGGGCGGAGGGTTTCTGTAAAAGAAGTAAAATGCAATGCCACCGGCCATGAGCACTGTGAGTACGAAGTTAAGCTATAA
- the fusA gene encoding elongation factor G codes for MAREFSLKNTRNIGIMAHIDAGKTTTTERILFYTGRTHKIGEVHEGAATMDWMEQEQERGITITSAATTAAWKGHRINIIDTPGHVDFTVEVERSLRVLDGAVGVFSAKEGVEPQSETVWRQADRYGVPRIAYVNKMDIIGADYLNVIDSMRDRLQANAVAIQLPIGAENDFTGIIDIVEQKAHMFKDDLGQNIEVTDIPEEFLAKVEELRTELIEKVAELDEDLTMKYLEGEEITIPEIKAALRKGVVEVKIFPVICGSSYRNKGVQLMLDAVVDYLPSPVDVPAIQGHLEDGSEAVRHSSDEEPFSALAFKIMTDPYVGKLTFFRVYSGILESGSYVVNATKGKRERIGRILQMHANSRQEISVVYAGDIAAAVGLKDTSTGDTLCDEKHPVILESMNFPDPVIEIAVEPKTKADQDKMGVALGKLTEEDPTLRAHTDEETGQTILAGMGELHLDIIIDRMRREFKVETNVGKPQVAYRETFKAPARVEGKFVRQSGGRGQYGHVWVEFEPLEPGTGSQFESKVVGGSVPREYIAPALAGIEEQMKNGVLAGFPLVDVKATIVDGSYHDVDSNEMAFKIAGSMALKAAKDKCKPVLLEPIMKVEVTVPEEYMGDVMGMLNSRRGRIEGMDSRGGAQIIRAKVPLSEMFGYSTTLRSGTQGRGVFSMELSHYEEVPRTIAEEIVAKNKGAE; via the coding sequence ATGGCAAGAGAGTTCTCCTTAAAAAATACACGTAATATCGGGATCATGGCGCATATTGATGCTGGTAAGACCACTACTACGGAGCGGATTCTTTTCTACACAGGCCGTACGCACAAGATCGGTGAAGTTCACGAAGGTGCTGCTACAATGGACTGGATGGAGCAAGAACAAGAGCGCGGAATCACCATTACTTCCGCTGCTACAACCGCTGCGTGGAAGGGTCACCGCATCAATATCATCGATACCCCGGGACACGTTGACTTCACTGTTGAAGTAGAACGTTCCCTTCGTGTATTGGATGGGGCAGTAGGCGTTTTTAGTGCGAAAGAGGGCGTTGAGCCTCAGTCTGAAACTGTATGGAGACAGGCTGACCGTTACGGCGTTCCACGGATTGCTTATGTTAACAAAATGGATATCATCGGTGCGGATTACCTTAACGTTATCGACAGTATGCGTGATCGTCTTCAGGCCAATGCGGTTGCTATTCAACTGCCAATTGGTGCGGAAAATGATTTCACTGGTATTATCGACATTGTTGAGCAAAAAGCACATATGTTCAAAGATGATCTGGGACAAAATATCGAAGTAACTGATATTCCAGAAGAGTTTTTGGCAAAAGTTGAGGAACTTCGTACAGAACTCATCGAAAAAGTTGCAGAACTTGATGAAGATCTGACAATGAAATACCTCGAAGGCGAAGAAATCACAATTCCGGAAATTAAAGCTGCTCTGCGCAAAGGCGTAGTAGAAGTTAAAATCTTCCCTGTAATTTGTGGATCTTCCTACCGTAACAAAGGGGTTCAGCTGATGCTGGACGCAGTTGTTGATTACCTGCCATCTCCAGTAGATGTACCTGCTATCCAAGGTCACCTGGAAGACGGTTCGGAAGCGGTTCGTCACTCTTCGGACGAAGAACCATTCTCCGCACTGGCATTTAAAATCATGACTGACCCTTATGTTGGTAAACTCACGTTCTTCCGTGTATACTCCGGTATCCTGGAATCCGGTTCTTACGTAGTTAACGCTACTAAGGGCAAACGTGAGCGTATCGGCCGTATCCTGCAGATGCACGCGAACAGCCGTCAAGAAATCTCCGTCGTTTACGCCGGTGATATTGCGGCAGCCGTTGGTCTGAAGGACACAAGTACGGGCGACACACTCTGCGACGAGAAACACCCGGTTATCCTGGAATCCATGAACTTCCCTGATCCGGTTATCGAAATCGCAGTTGAACCAAAAACCAAAGCTGACCAAGATAAAATGGGCGTTGCTCTCGGCAAGCTGACCGAAGAAGATCCAACTCTTCGTGCACACACCGATGAAGAAACTGGCCAAACCATCCTGGCAGGTATGGGTGAGCTTCACCTTGATATTATCATCGACCGTATGCGCCGTGAGTTCAAAGTAGAAACCAATGTGGGTAAACCGCAGGTTGCTTACCGTGAAACTTTCAAAGCGCCAGCACGTGTTGAAGGTAAATTCGTTCGCCAATCCGGCGGTCGCGGTCAGTACGGTCACGTATGGGTTGAATTCGAACCTCTCGAGCCAGGTACTGGCAGCCAATTCGAAAGTAAAGTTGTCGGTGGTTCTGTACCAAGAGAATACATCGCTCCTGCACTTGCCGGTATTGAAGAGCAAATGAAAAACGGCGTTCTCGCAGGCTTCCCGCTTGTAGACGTTAAGGCAACCATCGTTGATGGTTCTTATCATGATGTTGACTCCAACGAAATGGCGTTCAAAATCGCCGGCTCGATGGCACTCAAAGCAGCTAAAGACAAGTGTAAGCCTGTCCTGCTTGAGCCAATCATGAAAGTGGAAGTAACTGTTCCTGAGGAATATATGGGTGATGTAATGGGTATGCTGAACTCCCGTCGCGGTCGGATCGAAGGTATGGATTCCCGTGGTGGAGCGCAAATTATCCGTGCTAAGGTGCCTCTTTCCGAAATGTTCGGATACTCCACAACACTCCGTTCCGGTACTCAAGGACGCGGCGTATTCTCCATGGAACTTTCGCACTACGAAGAAGTGCCTAGAACTATTGCAGAAGAAATCGTAGCCAAGAACAAAGGCGCTGAGTAG
- a CDS encoding globin-coupled sensor protein: MHHLAARSTSKETPEAHSKDSRSLAPAATVNYHTLEGHEELNEQMQMIDLTEEDLSLLRLLKPVVVRDIDAITDQFYSTVLGVNKLEAIILEHSSIERLKKTLKQHIIEIFDGNVDEQYIAKRLNIAKIHKRIGLEPKWYLSAFQNLQNVFITAVYRQSLKENVTLRVVQTITKLLNLEQQLVLEAYEKENIREKEEQYLIVKNELKQKIAEFSGELIDLSMDTNAAVEQLVASSNEVNDTFQRTASSALESQGMAQEGQEQLDNLSGRINLIYESTHEMERSVNELNSSSLQINKIVAAIQEIADQTKILSLNATIEAARAGEHGRGFSVVAQEVSRLAEDTKTTVIRIGELTRKSGLLSSQVVEEIRKVQELTTSGRQQSLQTSQLFKDIVDSMYTSTKEIVTVEEEIRTLIQTIEGIGSTTAQTAASAEYFKTATESL; encoded by the coding sequence ATGCACCATTTGGCAGCGCGCAGTACCAGTAAGGAAACTCCCGAAGCTCACTCTAAGGACAGCAGAAGTCTTGCCCCCGCAGCCACAGTAAATTATCACACCCTCGAAGGGCATGAAGAGCTGAATGAACAGATGCAAATGATTGATCTGACCGAGGAAGACTTGAGCTTGTTGCGCTTGTTGAAGCCGGTTGTAGTCAGGGATATCGATGCTATCACCGACCAGTTTTACAGTACAGTGCTTGGAGTAAACAAGCTGGAAGCAATCATTCTTGAGCACAGCAGCATTGAACGGTTAAAGAAAACTCTGAAACAGCACATTATAGAAATATTCGACGGAAATGTAGATGAGCAGTACATAGCCAAACGCCTTAATATCGCGAAAATCCATAAAAGAATCGGCCTTGAGCCTAAGTGGTATTTATCCGCTTTTCAAAATCTGCAGAATGTATTTATTACAGCGGTGTACAGGCAGTCTCTAAAAGAGAATGTAACATTGCGCGTTGTCCAGACGATTACCAAACTGCTTAATCTTGAGCAGCAGCTGGTGCTGGAAGCCTATGAGAAGGAGAATATCCGGGAGAAGGAAGAACAGTACCTTATTGTGAAAAATGAACTCAAACAGAAAATCGCAGAATTTAGCGGAGAACTGATAGATCTAAGTATGGATACTAACGCCGCTGTAGAACAGCTGGTAGCCAGCAGCAACGAAGTGAACGATACCTTTCAGCGCACCGCATCTTCAGCACTGGAGTCACAAGGGATGGCTCAGGAGGGGCAAGAGCAGCTGGATAACCTGTCAGGCCGGATTAACCTGATCTACGAAAGCACCCATGAGATGGAGCGATCAGTAAACGAGCTTAACAGCTCTTCGCTGCAGATCAATAAAATTGTAGCTGCTATCCAGGAGATTGCAGACCAGACCAAGATTCTATCACTTAATGCTACTATAGAAGCCGCAAGAGCCGGAGAGCATGGCAGGGGATTCAGTGTAGTGGCCCAAGAGGTCAGCCGCCTTGCTGAGGACACCAAGACAACGGTAATCCGTATTGGTGAACTAACCCGTAAATCGGGCCTTTTATCGAGCCAGGTGGTGGAAGAGATCCGCAAGGTACAGGAACTGACCACCAGCGGCCGGCAGCAGTCGCTGCAGACGAGCCAATTGTTTAAGGATATCGTGGATTCGATGTACACGAGCACCAAAGAGATTGTAACGGTTGAAGAAGAGATCCGGACACTGATCCAGACCATAGAAGGCATTGGTTCCACAACCGCACAGACGGCTGCTTCGGCGGAGTATTTTAAAACTGCGACAGAAAGCCTGTGA
- the rpsG gene encoding 30S ribosomal protein S7: protein MPRKGPVTKRDVLPDPLYNSKLVTRLINRIMLDGKRGVAQSILYNSFKLIQERTGKEPMEVFEAAIKNIMPVLEVKARRVGGANYQVPIEVKPERRTALGLRWLVNYSRNRGEKTMEERLAAEIIDASNNTGASVKKREDTHKMAEANKAFAHYRW, encoded by the coding sequence ATGCCACGCAAAGGTCCAGTTACTAAGAGAGACGTACTGCCAGATCCATTGTATAATAGCAAGTTGGTTACTCGTTTGATCAACCGCATTATGCTGGATGGTAAGAGAGGTGTCGCTCAAAGCATTCTGTACAATTCGTTCAAGTTGATCCAAGAACGCACAGGTAAAGAACCGATGGAAGTTTTCGAAGCTGCCATCAAGAATATCATGCCGGTTTTGGAAGTAAAAGCTCGTCGTGTCGGCGGTGCTAACTACCAAGTACCTATCGAGGTAAAACCTGAAAGACGTACTGCTTTGGGATTACGTTGGCTCGTGAACTACTCACGCAACCGCGGTGAGAAGACTATGGAAGAGCGTTTGGCGGCTGAGATCATCGACGCTTCCAACAACACAGGCGCTTCCGTTAAGAAACGCGAAGACACGCACAAAATGGCTGAAGCGAACAAAGCGTTTGCTCACTACCGCTGGTAG
- the rpsJ gene encoding 30S ribosomal protein S10 has product MAKQKIRIRLKAYDHRILDQSAEKIVETAKRSGAGVSGPIPLPTEKQIITILRAVHKYKDSREQFEMRTHKRLIDIVNPTPQTVDALMRLDLPSGVDIEIKL; this is encoded by the coding sequence ATGGCAAAGCAAAAAATTCGTATCCGCTTGAAAGCATACGACCACAGAATTCTTGATCAATCCGCAGAGAAGATCGTTGAAACAGCAAAACGTTCGGGTGCAGGTGTATCCGGGCCGATCCCGCTGCCAACTGAAAAGCAAATCATTACTATTCTACGTGCGGTACACAAGTACAAGGATTCCCGTGAACAGTTTGAAATGCGTACTCACAAGCGTCTGATCGACATTGTGAATCCGACACCACAAACTGTGGATGCCTTGATGCGCTTGGACCTGCCGTCCGGTGTAGATATCGAAATCAAACTGTAA